The proteins below come from a single Mugil cephalus isolate CIBA_MC_2020 chromosome 7, CIBA_Mcephalus_1.1, whole genome shotgun sequence genomic window:
- the LOC125011262 gene encoding SUN domain-containing ossification factor-like isoform X1, with amino-acid sequence MKMTPLLWRSVSVWICVAVVCWYPSCYVGCTESHQEAQRSLPSQDAGSEEESGEKPHQTKVEDSWVLPPQALSENELLIEDEERKEERITQEVDQKQNAEAFETEEPTVEAELEADKGISEAAESSEYQHPEASFAQDQDSASRLPSPDSVSDFSAPENKDDPSIFNIQDNTPKSAWGDASDVAAPEVIDSDLPPVDCELRDEDESEENPYDNDSSPPVVLDNISNAHTAGTKTLTDPPLSAPAGHGTRHLEANTSHMLKEQDLSSSVTTDTDSAPSCKDAEDIPTFDEWKRKMMEVEKKKTLSTHTSTDGGSHTVKKVRKNFNNYASVECGAKILGANPEAKSTSAILEENMDLYMLNPCSNKIWFIIELCEPIQLKQLDIANFELFSSTPKDFLVSISDRYPTNKWQKLGTFHARDERTIQSFPLDEDLYAKYVKSFTKYIKVELISHFGSEHFCPLSLMRVFGTSMVEEYESADPADRPDDQDDDLDYPGYAPGEVKSKNLIGSAKDAILNMVNNIAVNVLGGGPGMEGNISSQEVNVTESSQVLETTTETTTADLNTLPDAEDVQISPDLDSPVTVAPSSETFVPEATASPDSSDQELPPVEEKIVTPLGKDEDEDIGSTVTLLDKEEELEEDKEKREHDKRQGESRVYCALESSLSSSCCCAASFQEYSHRQCSAFLSKTRKCETAQKQTIPTIQTPAWQPPLLPSACPGPQHHNREVQQPHEKEQAAEREPESEAVAPEAPQPLGNAAESRHEAPLLEPSRTVNLPNPAITDSSSAKPTPVVEMPQLSSGEPAKEPGPVKSQDVLVEEKHSEPSASLSSSIHVKPSVSATVDKASAPPTEEKPSVDASKVEINAVTQTKDETDLSPVPHPTTFPYMEQPEPQVVPESGSSEASHPAPDAVTEPEPSESNVVVDNKTEDLAEDVSSGGNGRPTAPTPSSPTLPSLSDIYAEPPNGTEQNGNPVHGSSQKESVFMRLNNRIKALEMNMSLSGRYLEQLSQRYRKQMEEMQKAFNKTIIKLQNTSRIAEEQDQRQTESIQLLQGQLENVTQLVLNLSVRVSQLQNEVSERQNYLLLSLVLCLCLGLLLCANHCRISAVPQTAEPEPPLPKSHPSSYGPERQFSCDETGLKRSASYPLIHSESFQLATTEGPEETQSLCPANRKRRRRKIKPMDNVETLKPSFHGPLELCNGAAVHNGVPVTTNPIPYTKRFLQPPFRDSPSEGSSEASSHSDDPSFCGITTACSRICDGLPPPKTRAEKRALRRRRPKPSCAVVDLLHAPRRDKDEPSPISTIEDIINRKTEQRSGAFVTLSGSV; translated from the exons ATGAAGATGACGCCGCTGTTGTGGCgaagtgtgtcagtgtggatATGTGTAGCTGTAGTCTGCTG GTACCCTAGTTGCTATGTCGGTTGCACAGAATCGCACCAGGAGGCTCAGAGGTCTCTTCCCTCACAGGATGCCGGTTCAGAGGAAGAGTCAGGGGAAAAGCCTCATCAGACCAAG gttgAGGACAGCTGGGTCTTACCTCCTCAGGCCTTATCTGAAAATGAGCTGCTGATAGAAGATGAGGAGCGAAAAGAGGAGCGAATAACACAAGAGGTGGACCAAAAGCAGAATGCTGAG GCCTTTGAAACAGAGGAGCCCACTGTAGAAGCAGAGCTGGAGGCCGACAAGGGAATTTCAGAAGCCGCGGAAAGCTCAGAATATCAACATCCTGAAGCCTCCTTTGCTCAAGATCAGGACTCTGCCTCCCGCCTGCCTTCCCCTGACTCTGTATCTGACTTCTCTGCTCCCGAGAATAAAGATGACCCAAGCATATTTAACATTCAAGACAACACTCCAAAAAG TGCTTGGGGTGATGCATCAGACGTAGCTGCTCCCGAGGTCATTGATTCTGACCTGCCTCCAGTTGACTGTGAACTCAGAGATGAAGACGAAAGCGAAGAAAACCCATATGACAATGATAG CAGCCCTCCAGTTGTCCTGGACAACATTTCCAACGCCCACACTGCAGGTACTAAAACCCTCACTGACCCTCCCCTGAGTGCTCCAGCTGGTCACGGCACCCGTCATCTGGAAGCCAACACATCACACATGCTCAAAGAGCAG GACTTGAGCTCCTCTGTGACCACAGACACAGATTCCGCTCCGAGCTGCAAAGACGCAGAGGACATCCCCACTTTTGATGAGTGGAAGCGGAAGATGATGGaagtggagaaaaagaaga CTCTGTCTACTCACACCTCTACCGACGGAGGTTCTCACACGGTGAAAAAGGTTCGGAAGAACTTCAATAACTATGCTTCGGTGGAGTGTGGAGCCAAGATACTTGGTGCTAACCCAGAGGCTAAG AGCACCTCAGCTATACTAGAGGAGAACATGGACTTGTACATGTTAAACCCCTGTAGTAACAAAATCTG GTTCATTATTGAGCTCTGTGAGCCCATCCAGCTGAAACAGTTGGACATTGCGAATTTTGAGCTTTTCTCTTCCACTCCTAAAGACTTTCTCGTCTCCATTAGTGATAG ATACCCAACAAATAAGTGGCAAAAGCTGGGAACGTTTCACGCCAGGGACGAACGCACAATCCAGAGCTTCCCCCTGGATGAAGATCTTTATGCTAAATATGTGAAG AGCTTCACCAAGTACATAAAG GTGGAGCTGATCTCTCACTTTGGCTCGGAACACTTCTGTCCCCTTAGTCTCATGAG GGTGTTCGGCACAAGCATGGTGGAAGAATACGAGAGTGCTGATCCAGCAGACAGACCGGATGATCAGGACGACGACTTGG ATTATCCCGGATATGCACCAGGTGAAGTCAAATCCAAGAACCTGATTGGATCAGCAAAAG atGCCATTTTAAACATGGTTAATAACATTGCTGTCAATGTTCTTGGGGGAGGCCCGGGGATGGAAG GAAACATTTCATCCCAAGAAGTGAACGTGACCGAGTCTTCACAAGTGCTTGAAACCACCACTGAAACTACCACTGCAGACCTTAATACACT TCCTGATGCTGAAGATGTGCAGATTTCACCAGACCTTGATAGCCCTGTAACTGTGGCCCCCTCTTCAGAGACCTTTGTGCCAGAGGCCACTGCCTCACCTGATAGTAGCGATCAAGAGCTCCCCCcagtggaggaaaaaatagTGACACCCTTAGGAAAAGATGAAGACGAGGATATCGGCTCTACAGTCACTCTTttggacaaagaggaggagctggaagaagacaaagagaaaagggagcACGATAAACGGCAAGGAGAAAGCCGAGTTTACTGTGCTTTAGAGTCTTCACTTTCCTCTTCGTGCTGTTGTGCAGCCTCCTTCCAGGAGTATAGCCACCGGCAGTGTTCAGCCTTTTTGTCCAAAACGCGGAAATGCGAAACGGCCCAAAAGCAAACGATCCCTACCATCCAGACACCCGCTTGGCAACCTCCTCTGCTCCCTTCTGCCTGCCCTGGGCCCCAGCATCACAATAGAGAGGTACAACAGCCGCATGAAAAAGAACAAGCTGCTGAGCGGGAGCCAGAGAGCGAAGCTGTCGCACCAGAAGCACCACAGCCTCTGGGGAACGCAGCGGAATCCAGACACGAAGCTCCACTGCTGGAGCCCAGTCGAACCGTGAACCTCCCCAACCCCGCTATCACCGATTCATCCTCTGCTAAACCCACCCCTGTTGTGGAGATGCCACAGCTGTCTTCTGGGGAGCCAGCAAAGGAGCCGGGGCCAGTAAAGAGCCAGGATGTGCTGGTTGAAGAGAAGCACAGCGAGCCTTCAGCCTCTCTCAGTAGCTCCATCCATGTAAAACCCAGTGTCAGCGCCACCGTGGACAAGGCTTCAGCCCCACCAACAGAGGAGAAGCCTAGCGTCGATGCCTCTAAAGTAGAAATAAATGCTGTCACCCAGACTAAAGATGAGACAGACCTGTCTCCAGTTCCCCATCCCACCACCTTCCCTTATATGGAACAACCCGAGCCTCAAGTTGTGCCTGAAAGCGGCTCATCTGAAGCGTCCCACCCTGCTCCTGACGCCGTCACAGAACCTGAGCCCTCTGAAAGCAACGTCGTCGTAGATAATAAAACGGAGGACCTCGCAGAAGACGTATCTTCCGGGGGCAACGGTCGCCCCACCGCTCCGACGCCTTCTTCGCCGACCTTACCGTCCCTCTCAGACATCTACGCGGAGCCCCCTAACGGCACGGAGCAGAACGGGAACCCGGTGCACGGCTCCAGCCAGAAAGAGTCCGTGTTCATGAGGCTCAACAACCGCATCAAGGCCCTGGAGATGAACATGTCGCTCAGCGGGCGCTACCTCGAGCAGCTCAGCCAGAG GTATCGAAAGCAAATGGAGGAGATGCAGAAAGCTTTCAACAAAACCATCATTAAACTCCAGAACACATCTAGAATTGCAGAGGAGCAG GACCAACGTCAGACTGAATCCATTCAGTTGCTGCAGGGCCAGCTGGAGAATGTGACTCAGCTGGTTCTCAACCTGTCTGTAAGAGTCAGCCAGCTGCAGAACGAG GTGTCAGAAAGGCAGAATTACCTGCTGCTGTcccttgtgttgtgtttgtgcctcGGCCTTCTGCTGTGTGCCAACCACTGCCGCATCTCCGCTGTTCCCCAAACCGCAGAACCGGAGCCACCCCTCCCCAAGAGCCACCCCTCCTCCTACGGCCCCGAAAG GCAGTTCTCCTGTGATGAGACGGGCTTGAAGAGGAGTGCATCCTATCCACTCATCCACTCTGAGTCATTCCAATTAGCCACCACTGAAG GCCCAGAGGAGACACAGAGTCTTTGTCCAGCAAACAGAAAG AGGAGACGTCGTAAGATAAAACCCATGGATAACGTGGAGACTCTGAAACCCTCTTTCCACGGTCCTCTAGAACTGTGTAATGGAGCTGCTGTGCATAACGGCGTGCCCGTCACCACGAACCCCATACCCTACACAAAGAGGTTTCTGCAACCTCCCTTTAGAGACTCTCCGTCCGAGGGCAGCTCGGAGGCATCTTCTCATTCAGATGACCCGTCTTTCTGCGGCATCACCACAGCCTGCTCTCGAATCTGCGACGGCCTCCCTCCGCCCAAGACGCGGGCGGAGAAGCGGGCGCTGAGACGCAGGCGTCCCAAGCCCAGCTGCGCCGTGGTGGATTTGCTTCACGCTCCTCGGAGGGACAAGGACGAGCCGTCGCCGATTTCTACCATAGAGGACATCATAAACAGGAAAACGGAGCAAAGATCTGGGGCATTTGTGACGCTCTCAGGTTCTGTCTAA